In Streptomyces sp. NBC_01408, one DNA window encodes the following:
- the rsmI gene encoding 16S rRNA (cytidine(1402)-2'-O)-methyltransferase codes for MLVLAGTPIGDLADAPPRLAAELERADVVAAEDTRRLRRLTQGIGVHTTGRVLSYFEGNESARTPELVEALEAGKRVLLVTDAGMPSVSDPGYRLVAAAVEKDIKVTAVPGPSAVLTALALSGLPVDRFCFEGFLPRKAGERLGRLREVADERRTLVYFEAPHRLDDTLAAMAEVFGPQRRAAVCRELTKTYEEVKRGGLGELAAWAAEGVRGEITVVVEGAAAPGPGDVDAVELVRRVRVREEAGERRKEAIAAVAAEAGVPKREVFDAVVAAKNEAQKVP; via the coding sequence GTGCTCGTCCTCGCCGGCACCCCCATCGGCGATCTCGCCGACGCCCCGCCCCGGCTCGCGGCCGAGCTGGAACGGGCCGACGTGGTCGCCGCCGAGGACACCCGGCGGCTGCGCCGGCTGACCCAGGGGATCGGCGTGCACACCACCGGCCGGGTCCTGTCGTACTTCGAGGGCAACGAGTCGGCGCGCACCCCGGAACTGGTCGAGGCTCTGGAGGCGGGCAAGCGGGTGCTGCTCGTCACCGACGCGGGCATGCCCTCCGTCTCCGACCCCGGCTACCGGCTGGTCGCCGCCGCGGTGGAGAAGGACATCAAGGTCACCGCCGTGCCCGGCCCCTCGGCCGTGCTCACCGCGCTCGCCCTGTCCGGGCTGCCGGTGGACCGCTTCTGCTTCGAGGGGTTCCTGCCGCGCAAGGCGGGCGAGCGCCTGGGCCGGCTGCGCGAGGTGGCCGACGAGCGGCGCACGCTCGTGTACTTCGAGGCCCCGCACCGGCTCGACGACACCCTGGCCGCGATGGCCGAGGTGTTCGGCCCGCAGCGGCGGGCCGCCGTGTGCCGCGAGCTGACGAAGACCTACGAGGAGGTCAAGCGCGGCGGCCTCGGCGAGCTGGCGGCCTGGGCGGCCGAGGGCGTGCGCGGGGAGATCACCGTCGTCGTGGAGGGCGCCGCCGCGCCCGGGCCCGGCGACGTGGACGCGGTGGAGCTGGTGCGCAGGGTGCGGGTGCGCGAGGAGGCGGGGGAGCGGCGCAAGGAGGCCATCGCGGCCGTCGCGGCCGAGGCCGGGGTACCCAAGCGGGAGGTGTTCGACGCGGTGGTGGCGGCAAAGAATGAGGCACAAAAGGTGCCGTAA
- a CDS encoding energy-coupling factor ABC transporter ATP-binding protein, with translation MDPVTTPSATPPAAPAPSLEVSGLAYAYPDGHQALFGVDLTVGHGERVALLGPNGAGKTTLVLHLNGILTGGVGSVTVAGLPVAKRNLAEIRRRVGIVFQDPDDQLFMPTVREDVAFGPAAAGMRGAELEERVRDALEQVGMADFADRPPHHLSFGQRRRVAVATVLAMRPEILVLDEPSSNLDPASRRELADILRSLDVTVLMVTHDLPYALELCPRAVVLSQGVIAADGRTQALLCDEELMRAHRLELPFGFDPRIPLLTRPSH, from the coding sequence ATGGACCCTGTGACCACGCCTTCCGCCACCCCGCCCGCGGCGCCGGCCCCCTCCCTGGAGGTCTCCGGCCTCGCCTACGCCTACCCCGACGGCCACCAGGCCCTCTTCGGCGTCGACCTGACCGTCGGGCACGGCGAGCGGGTCGCCCTGCTCGGCCCCAACGGCGCCGGGAAGACCACCCTGGTGCTGCACCTCAACGGCATCCTGACCGGTGGGGTCGGCTCCGTGACCGTGGCCGGGCTGCCGGTGGCGAAGCGGAACCTCGCCGAGATCAGGCGCCGGGTCGGGATCGTCTTCCAGGACCCCGACGACCAGCTGTTCATGCCGACCGTGCGGGAGGACGTCGCCTTCGGCCCGGCGGCGGCCGGAATGCGCGGCGCCGAGCTGGAGGAGCGGGTCCGGGACGCCCTGGAGCAGGTCGGCATGGCGGACTTCGCCGACCGGCCGCCGCACCACCTGTCCTTCGGCCAGCGCCGCCGGGTCGCGGTGGCCACCGTCCTGGCCATGCGGCCCGAGATCCTCGTCCTCGACGAGCCCTCGTCCAATCTGGACCCGGCCTCGCGCCGCGAGCTCGCGGACATCCTGCGCTCCCTGGACGTGACCGTCCTGATGGTCACGCACGACCTCCCGTACGCGCTGGAGCTCTGCCCGCGGGCCGTGGTCCTCAGCCAGGGGGTCATCGCGGCGGACGGACGCACGCAGGCGCTCCTGTGCGACGAGGAGCTGATGCGGGCCCACCGCCTGGAGCTCCCCTTCGGCTTCGACCCCCGCATTCCCCTTTTGACGCGCCCCTCGCACTGA
- a CDS encoding serine hydrolase domain-containing protein, with product MDVHGMVAEGFEPVRDAFVRNFEVLGDRGAAVAVYRDGRKVVDLWGGTKDAQGTEPRPPWTEDTAQIVRSATKGVAAAVPLLLHQRGLLDLDAPVGSYWPEFKTGGKDRTLVRDLLAHRAGVPALDRGLTVAEAVDGVSGPRAVAAQQPFWQPGTDHGYHAQTYSWLLSELVLRATGRTVGGILAEEIAEPLGLDFWIGLPENEVHRVGRVAPVDPPESAGMLRTRPRRNVSEAYADPDSLTRRAFAAIDPLPDENDPAYRAAELPASAGIGTARALARFYAATIGVVEDGARIFTQATTALAGRELSSGPDRVLVVNTRFGPGYMLHGPASPLLSPASFGHPGRGGSLAFADPEEGIGFGYVTNAHAKSVTADPRAQALVRALRAALA from the coding sequence GTGGATGTCCACGGGATGGTGGCGGAGGGCTTCGAGCCCGTCAGGGACGCGTTCGTACGCAACTTCGAGGTGCTCGGGGACCGGGGCGCGGCGGTCGCCGTGTACCGGGACGGCCGCAAGGTCGTGGACTTGTGGGGCGGAACCAAGGACGCGCAGGGCACCGAGCCCCGGCCCCCCTGGACCGAGGACACCGCCCAGATCGTGCGCTCCGCGACCAAGGGCGTGGCCGCGGCCGTCCCCCTGCTGCTGCACCAGCGCGGACTGCTCGACCTGGACGCGCCGGTGGGCTCGTACTGGCCGGAGTTCAAGACGGGCGGCAAGGACCGGACCCTGGTCCGCGACCTGCTCGCGCACCGCGCGGGCGTTCCGGCGCTGGACCGGGGACTGACCGTGGCCGAGGCCGTCGACGGGGTCAGCGGCCCGCGCGCGGTCGCCGCGCAGCAGCCGTTCTGGCAGCCCGGCACCGACCACGGCTACCACGCGCAGACCTACAGCTGGCTGCTGTCCGAGCTGGTGCTGCGGGCGACGGGCCGCACGGTCGGCGGGATCCTCGCCGAGGAGATCGCGGAGCCGCTGGGCCTGGACTTCTGGATCGGCCTGCCGGAGAACGAGGTGCACCGGGTGGGACGGGTGGCCCCCGTGGACCCGCCCGAGAGCGCGGGCATGCTCAGGACCCGGCCGAGGAGAAACGTTTCCGAGGCCTACGCCGACCCGGACTCCCTCACCCGCCGCGCCTTCGCCGCCATCGATCCGCTGCCGGACGAGAACGACCCCGCCTACCGGGCCGCCGAACTGCCGGCCTCGGCGGGCATCGGCACCGCCCGCGCCCTCGCCCGCTTCTACGCGGCCACCATCGGGGTGGTGGAGGACGGCGCCCGGATCTTCACCCAGGCCACCACCGCCCTCGCCGGGCGGGAGCTCTCCTCCGGCCCGGACCGGGTCCTGGTGGTGAACACCCGATTCGGCCCCGGCTACATGCTGCACGGCCCGGCGTCCCCGCTGCTGTCCCCGGCCTCCTTCGGCCACCCGGGCCGCGGCGGTTCGCTGGCCTTCGCGGACCCGGAGGAGGGCATCGGCTTCGGTTACGTGACGAACGCCCACGCCAAGTCCGTCACGGCCGACCCCCGCGCCCAGGCCCTCGTACGGGCCCTCCGCGCGGCCCTGGCCTAG
- a CDS encoding YbaK/EbsC family protein: MTTSTHPLFAEALAGLGLELTVRTFPEGTRTAADAAAAIGCELSQIVKSLIFAADGVPVLVLMDGASRVDVEAVRRELGAGKVTRADAAVVRETTGYAIGGVPPFGHRTRTRVLADRRLLDHDVVWAAAGTPNTVFPMGPYQLIDYAGATLSDVREAG, encoded by the coding sequence ATGACGACGTCCACGCACCCCTTGTTCGCCGAGGCCCTGGCCGGGCTGGGCCTCGAACTCACCGTCCGGACCTTCCCCGAGGGGACCCGTACCGCGGCCGACGCGGCAGCCGCGATCGGCTGCGAGCTGAGCCAGATCGTCAAGTCGCTGATCTTCGCCGCCGACGGGGTCCCGGTGCTGGTCCTGATGGACGGGGCCTCGCGGGTCGACGTCGAGGCGGTACGCCGGGAGCTCGGCGCCGGGAAGGTGACGCGGGCGGACGCCGCCGTGGTCCGCGAGACCACCGGCTACGCCATCGGCGGGGTCCCGCCCTTCGGGCACCGCACCCGCACCCGCGTGCTCGCCGACCGGCGGCTGCTGGACCACGACGTGGTCTGGGCGGCGGCCGGCACCCCGAACACGGTGTTCCCGATGGGGCCGTACCAGCTCATCGACTACGCGGGGGCCACACTCTCCGACGTACGGGAGGCCGGCTAG
- a CDS encoding TatD family hydrolase has product MSASKDAPPPLPEPLRVAVADSHTHLDMQSGTVEEGLAKAASVGVTTVVQVGCDVKGSRWAAETAAAYENVHAAVALHPNEAPRIVHGDPDGWSRQGARTGGGEGALDDALAEIEALAALDHVKAVGETGLDYFRTGPEGMAAQERSFRAHIEIAKRQGKALVIHDREAHADVLRVLREEGAPERTVFHCYSGDAAMARECAAAGYYMSFAGTVTFKNAAPLREALAVAPLELVLVETDAPYLTPAPYRGRPNAPYLIPLTVRAMAAVRGLDEDAMATALAANTARAFGY; this is encoded by the coding sequence ATGAGCGCTTCGAAGGACGCACCGCCGCCGCTGCCCGAACCCCTCCGGGTGGCGGTGGCGGATTCGCACACCCACCTGGACATGCAGTCCGGGACCGTCGAGGAGGGCCTGGCGAAGGCCGCCTCGGTGGGTGTGACGACCGTCGTCCAGGTGGGCTGCGACGTGAAGGGCTCCCGCTGGGCGGCCGAGACCGCCGCCGCCTACGAGAACGTCCACGCGGCCGTGGCCCTTCACCCGAACGAAGCCCCCCGCATCGTGCACGGGGACCCCGACGGCTGGTCCCGGCAGGGCGCGCGGACCGGGGGCGGCGAGGGCGCCCTGGACGACGCGCTGGCCGAGATCGAGGCGCTGGCCGCGCTGGACCACGTCAAGGCGGTCGGCGAGACCGGGCTGGACTACTTCCGCACCGGGCCCGAGGGGATGGCCGCGCAGGAGCGTTCCTTCCGCGCCCACATCGAGATCGCCAAGCGGCAGGGCAAGGCCCTGGTCATCCACGACCGCGAGGCCCACGCGGACGTCCTGCGGGTGCTGCGCGAGGAGGGCGCCCCGGAGCGGACCGTCTTCCACTGCTACTCCGGGGACGCTGCCATGGCCCGCGAGTGCGCCGCCGCCGGGTACTACATGTCCTTCGCCGGGACGGTCACCTTCAAGAACGCGGCGCCGCTGCGCGAGGCCCTCGCCGTGGCCCCGCTGGAGCTGGTCCTCGTCGAGACGGACGCGCCCTACCTCACCCCGGCCCCGTACCGCGGACGGCCCAACGCCCCGTACCTCATTCCGCTGACCGTACGGGCGATGGCGGCGGTCCGCGGCCTCGACGAGGACGCGATGGCCACGGCCCTGGCGGCCAACACGGCCCGCGCCTTCGGCTACTGA
- a CDS encoding dolichyl-phosphate-mannose--protein mannosyltransferase, translating to MTSTATPPPSPAGAPPAPPEGRAEEPPTWLRRLRGFGYVRSAAAEPRADVRTRLVPPYAKPSHQLWTALGVPASAVDAWQRVLAWAGPLLVALVAGVLRFVHLGSPKAVIFDETYYAKDAWATIQQGYEASWPKDIDKSILANPDGISLPLDPGYVVHPPVGKWVIGLGEWIFGFTPFGWRFMTAVLGTLSVLMLCRIGRRLLRSTFLGCLAGALLAVDGLHLVMSRTALLDLVLMFFVLAAFGALLIDRDRTRARLAAALPVDDEGRLRPDLKIAETLRLGWRPYRILAGVCLGLAAGTKWNGFVVLAFFGVLTVLWDAAARRTAGAGAPYAAMLRRDAVPAFVSTVPVAVVTYVASWSGWIFSPDNGKGGYLRDWAAKHDQGSSLSFLPEWLRSLWHYETEVYKFHVGLTSGHTYDSNPWSWLVLGRPVSYFYESPEPGTDGCPATEAGKCAREVLALGTPLLWWAGCFALLYVLWRWFFRRDWRAGAIACALGAGLLPWFNYQERTIFYFYAVVFVPYLCLAVAMMIGALLGPAGSTERRRALGAIGAGVLVLLIVWNFIYFWPIYTGQTLPMDSWRGRMWLDTWV from the coding sequence GTGACCAGTACCGCGACGCCTCCGCCCAGCCCCGCGGGGGCCCCTCCCGCCCCGCCGGAGGGACGGGCGGAAGAGCCGCCCACCTGGCTGCGCCGCCTGCGCGGCTTCGGCTACGTGCGCTCCGCCGCGGCCGAGCCGCGCGCGGACGTCCGCACCCGCCTGGTGCCCCCGTACGCCAAGCCGTCCCACCAGCTGTGGACGGCGCTCGGCGTGCCCGCCTCGGCCGTGGACGCCTGGCAGCGGGTCCTCGCCTGGGCGGGGCCGCTGCTGGTGGCGCTGGTCGCCGGGGTGCTGCGGTTCGTGCACCTGGGCAGCCCGAAGGCGGTGATATTCGACGAGACGTACTACGCCAAGGACGCCTGGGCCACGATCCAGCAGGGCTACGAGGCGAGCTGGCCCAAGGACATCGACAAGTCGATCCTCGCCAACCCCGACGGGATCTCCCTCCCCCTGGACCCGGGCTACGTCGTGCACCCGCCCGTCGGCAAGTGGGTGATCGGCCTCGGCGAGTGGATCTTCGGCTTCACCCCGTTCGGCTGGCGGTTCATGACCGCCGTGCTCGGCACCCTCTCGGTGCTGATGCTGTGCCGGATCGGGCGCCGCCTGCTGCGCTCCACCTTCCTCGGCTGCCTGGCGGGCGCCCTGCTCGCCGTGGACGGCCTGCACCTGGTGATGAGCCGTACCGCGCTGCTCGACCTGGTGCTGATGTTCTTCGTCCTCGCCGCCTTCGGGGCGCTGCTCATCGACCGCGACCGGACCCGGGCCAGACTCGCGGCCGCGCTGCCGGTGGACGACGAGGGCCGGCTCCGGCCGGACCTGAAGATCGCCGAGACGCTACGGCTGGGCTGGCGCCCGTACCGGATCCTGGCCGGGGTCTGCCTGGGCCTGGCCGCCGGCACGAAGTGGAACGGCTTCGTGGTCCTGGCCTTCTTCGGCGTCCTCACCGTCCTCTGGGACGCCGCCGCACGCCGCACCGCGGGCGCGGGCGCCCCGTACGCGGCGATGCTGCGCCGCGACGCCGTGCCCGCCTTCGTCTCCACGGTCCCGGTGGCGGTCGTGACGTACGTGGCCTCCTGGAGCGGCTGGATCTTCAGCCCCGACAACGGCAAGGGCGGATACCTGCGCGACTGGGCGGCCAAGCACGACCAGGGCAGCTCCCTGTCGTTCCTGCCGGAGTGGCTGCGCAGCCTGTGGCACTACGAGACCGAGGTCTACAAGTTCCACGTCGGCCTGACCTCGGGGCACACCTACGACTCCAACCCGTGGAGCTGGCTGGTCCTGGGCCGTCCCGTCTCCTACTTCTACGAGTCCCCCGAGCCCGGCACCGACGGCTGCCCGGCGACGGAGGCGGGCAAGTGCGCCCGCGAGGTCCTGGCCCTGGGCACCCCGCTGCTGTGGTGGGCGGGCTGCTTCGCGCTGCTGTACGTGCTGTGGCGGTGGTTCTTCCGCCGCGACTGGCGGGCGGGCGCGATCGCGTGCGCGCTCGGCGCGGGCCTGCTGCCCTGGTTCAACTACCAGGAGCGGACCATCTTCTACTTCTACGCGGTGGTCTTCGTCCCGTACCTGTGCCTGGCGGTGGCGATGATGATCGGCGCCCTGCTGGGCCCGGCGGGCTCGACCGAACGCCGGCGGGCGCTGGGCGCGATCGGGGCGGGGGTGCTGGTCCTGCTGATCGTGTGGAACTTCATCTACTTCTGGCCGATCTACACGGGCCAGACCCTCCCGATGGACTCCTGGCGCGGCCGCATGTGGCTGGACACCTGGGTCTAG
- a CDS encoding ubiquitin-like domain-containing protein, which translates to MSDTQGSHRLGGPVPESYGADQPTWPPTLPDPGPLTWPAADPGPLAWTAPDPGPVAWPAPEGDTEPGVPAPRASRRRALGPETQPSADAPGTGRRRSAGESGGPPAGEGPPSASAGPGRRRGAAADAEDLAAAPAGTGSGRRRGGAADTATPPAPGTGRRRGGPEAGDAGSPTLPAPAGPGRRRGGGQPPPEPETAPAGRAHRRAAAGAPTAGTGLLAAPVPAGNWRRIIPQALVVAFLAGGTTAFVAADKAVRLTVDGVPRTLHTFADGVDELLAAEGLGVGPHDLVAPAPGAPIEDGEEIVVRYGRPLRLTVDGQQRQVWTTARTVDGALRQFGIRAEGAHLSAPRTASVPRAGLTLNVRTERSVTFMADGRERTIRTNAATVGEALGQAGITLQGQDTTSVPPGSFPRDGQTVTVLRITGTREVREERIPYATERVEDGSLFAGTEVVERAGRPGARRVTYSLRTVNGVRQQPRRVAEETIREPVTQLVKVGTKPLPASVSGADGLDWPALAQCESGGRPSATDPSGTYGGLYQFDVRTWQGLGGSGRPQDASGAEQTYRAKKLYVQRGASPWPHCGRRLTRG; encoded by the coding sequence GTGAGCGATACGCAGGGCAGTCACCGCCTCGGCGGTCCCGTCCCGGAGTCGTACGGGGCCGATCAGCCGACCTGGCCGCCGACGCTGCCGGACCCCGGGCCGCTCACCTGGCCCGCCGCCGACCCAGGGCCGCTCGCCTGGACCGCCCCAGACCCAGGGCCGGTGGCCTGGCCCGCCCCCGAAGGGGATACCGAGCCGGGGGTCCCGGCCCCGCGGGCATCGCGCCGCCGCGCCCTCGGCCCGGAGACGCAGCCGTCCGCCGACGCGCCGGGCACGGGCCGCCGCCGCAGCGCCGGTGAATCCGGCGGCCCGCCCGCCGGGGAAGGCCCCCCGTCCGCATCCGCCGGGCCCGGCCGCCGCCGCGGTGCCGCGGCCGACGCCGAGGACCTCGCCGCCGCACCCGCCGGGACCGGCTCCGGCCGCCGCAGGGGCGGCGCGGCCGACACCGCCACCCCACCCGCGCCGGGTACCGGCAGACGCCGGGGCGGCCCGGAGGCCGGAGACGCGGGCTCCCCAACCCTCCCCGCGCCCGCAGGACCCGGCCGACGCCGGGGCGGCGGGCAGCCGCCCCCCGAACCGGAGACCGCGCCCGCCGGACGCGCCCACCGCCGGGCCGCCGCCGGGGCCCCGACGGCAGGCACCGGACTCCTCGCCGCCCCCGTCCCGGCAGGGAACTGGCGGCGCATCATCCCCCAGGCGCTCGTCGTCGCCTTCCTCGCCGGCGGCACCACCGCCTTCGTCGCCGCCGACAAGGCGGTACGGCTCACCGTGGACGGCGTACCGAGGACCCTGCACACCTTCGCCGACGGCGTGGACGAGCTGCTCGCCGCCGAAGGCCTCGGCGTCGGCCCGCACGACCTCGTCGCCCCCGCCCCCGGCGCGCCCATCGAGGACGGCGAGGAGATCGTCGTCCGCTACGGCCGCCCGCTGCGCCTCACCGTCGACGGGCAGCAGCGCCAGGTGTGGACCACCGCCCGCACCGTCGACGGGGCCCTGCGCCAGTTCGGCATCCGCGCCGAGGGTGCCCACCTCTCCGCCCCCCGCACCGCGTCCGTCCCGCGCGCTGGCCTGACCCTCAACGTCCGCACCGAGCGCAGCGTCACCTTCATGGCCGACGGCCGCGAACGCACCATCCGCACCAACGCCGCCACCGTCGGGGAGGCCCTCGGCCAGGCCGGCATCACCCTCCAGGGCCAGGACACCACCTCCGTGCCCCCCGGCTCCTTCCCGCGCGACGGCCAGACCGTCACCGTGCTCCGGATCACCGGCACGCGCGAGGTCCGGGAGGAACGCATCCCGTACGCGACGGAGCGGGTCGAGGACGGCAGCCTCTTCGCCGGGACCGAGGTCGTCGAAAGGGCGGGCCGGCCCGGGGCCCGCCGGGTCACCTACAGCCTGCGCACCGTCAACGGGGTCCGGCAGCAGCCCCGCCGCGTCGCCGAGGAGACGATCCGCGAGCCCGTCACCCAGCTCGTCAAGGTCGGCACGAAGCCGCTGCCGGCCTCCGTCTCGGGCGCGGACGGCCTCGACTGGCCGGCCCTGGCCCAGTGCGAGTCCGGCGGGCGCCCCTCGGCCACCGACCCCTCCGGCACCTACGGCGGGCTCTACCAGTTCGACGTCCGCACCTGGCAGGGGCTCGGCGGCAGCGGCCGCCCGCAGGACGCCTCCGGCGCGGAGCAGACGTACCGGGCGAAGAAGCTCTACGTACAGCGGGGCGCGAGCCCGTGGCCGCACTGCGGCCGCAGGCTCACCCGGGGGTGA
- the cbiQ gene encoding cobalt ECF transporter T component CbiQ — protein sequence MGAGHAHRLYRPGNSPVHALPPHCKLAATFAFVVVVVSTPREAVWAFGLYALLIGGVAAVARIPAGFLLKRLLIEVPFVAFAVLMPFVAEGERVDVLGVPLSVSGLWGAWNVLAKGTLGVAASVLLASTTELRALLLGLQRLKLPPLLVQIATFMIRYGDVITDELRRMSIARRSRGFEARGIRHWGVLAKTAGALFIRSYERGERVYLAMVSRGYAGSMPVIDDVAATRGQWAYAAVLPVTALAVCLIGWTL from the coding sequence ATGGGCGCGGGCCACGCCCACCGTCTCTACCGGCCCGGTAACTCACCGGTCCACGCACTGCCGCCGCACTGCAAGCTCGCCGCGACCTTCGCGTTCGTGGTGGTCGTCGTGTCCACACCGCGCGAGGCGGTGTGGGCCTTCGGCCTGTACGCCCTCCTCATCGGCGGGGTCGCGGCCGTGGCCCGGATCCCGGCCGGCTTCCTGCTGAAGCGGCTGCTGATCGAGGTCCCGTTCGTGGCCTTCGCCGTCCTGATGCCCTTCGTGGCCGAGGGCGAGCGGGTGGATGTACTCGGGGTCCCTCTCAGCGTCTCGGGTCTGTGGGGCGCCTGGAACGTGCTGGCCAAGGGCACCCTCGGCGTGGCCGCGTCCGTCCTGCTCGCCTCCACCACCGAACTGCGGGCACTGCTGCTGGGGCTCCAGCGGCTGAAACTGCCGCCGCTGCTCGTACAGATCGCCACCTTCATGATCCGCTACGGGGACGTGATCACCGATGAGCTGCGCCGGATGTCCATCGCCCGCCGCTCGCGCGGGTTCGAAGCCCGCGGCATCCGGCACTGGGGGGTGCTGGCCAAGACGGCAGGCGCGCTGTTCATCCGCTCCTACGAGCGGGGCGAGCGCGTCTACCTCGCGATGGTCAGCCGCGGCTACGCCGGCTCGATGCCGGTGATCGACGACGTAGCGGCCACGCGCGGCCAGTGGGCCTACGCGGCCGTGCTCCCGGTGACGGCGCTCGCCGTCTGTCTGATCGGATGGACCCTGTGA
- a CDS encoding penicillin-binding transpeptidase domain-containing protein — MNGAAKGAVIGGVFLAMLGGAGYGVYALVGDAGGEGGTSTKAGDAAYRPEKGSGPVTEKETAETAKAFLAAWAAGDDRTAADLTNNATAAQTAVADYKAKAYISKAVITPGAAKGDTVPFTVAAEITYEGTTKPLAYESRLTVVRGVTSGKPLVDWQPSVIHPELQKDEKLRAGAPASPPVKLVDRNDEELTAEKYPSLRPLLDQLRETYGSKAGGKTGAEVWIEPAVANTPKRTLLTLVEGEPSVLKTYLDAKVQAAAEKAVARFPEASVVAVKPSTGHILAVANHRQDGYNAAMAGTRAPGSTMKIVTAAMLLDRGMVAADKPADCPKTVSWGGRPFHNLKNFDLPAGTTFATSFAKSCNTAFIKQIKPVDDDSALSKEAKEVFGIGLDWKTGVKSTDGKVPAATGAEAAAAYIGQGQITMNPLNVASITATARTGVFRQPLLVSPELDGRTIATAQRRMKPAVQQQLVSMMRLTATEGTGQKAMASVGGDKGAKTGSAEVGGGGSPDSWFTGFSGDMAAAAMVEGGGHGGDAAGPIVASVLSSS, encoded by the coding sequence ATGAACGGGGCAGCGAAGGGCGCCGTCATCGGCGGGGTGTTTCTCGCGATGCTCGGCGGGGCCGGGTACGGGGTGTACGCGCTGGTGGGGGACGCGGGCGGCGAAGGCGGGACCAGCACCAAGGCCGGTGACGCCGCCTACCGTCCGGAGAAGGGCAGCGGCCCGGTCACCGAGAAGGAGACCGCCGAGACGGCCAAGGCCTTCCTCGCCGCATGGGCGGCGGGCGACGACCGGACGGCCGCCGACCTGACGAACAACGCTACGGCCGCCCAGACGGCCGTAGCCGACTACAAGGCCAAGGCGTACATCTCCAAGGCGGTGATCACCCCCGGGGCGGCGAAGGGCGACACCGTCCCCTTCACGGTCGCCGCGGAGATCACCTACGAGGGCACCACCAAGCCCCTCGCCTACGAGTCCCGGCTGACCGTGGTCCGCGGGGTCACCAGCGGCAAGCCGCTGGTCGACTGGCAGCCCTCGGTGATCCACCCGGAGCTCCAGAAGGACGAGAAGCTGCGCGCGGGCGCCCCGGCGAGCCCGCCCGTCAAACTGGTCGACCGCAACGACGAGGAGCTGACGGCGGAGAAGTACCCCTCGCTGCGCCCCCTCCTCGACCAGCTCCGCGAGACGTACGGCAGCAAGGCGGGCGGCAAGACCGGCGCCGAGGTCTGGATCGAGCCGGCCGTCGCGAACACGCCCAAGCGGACCCTGCTGACCCTGGTGGAGGGGGAGCCGAGCGTCCTCAAGACGTACCTGGACGCGAAGGTGCAGGCGGCGGCCGAGAAGGCGGTCGCGAGGTTCCCGGAGGCCTCCGTGGTCGCGGTCAAGCCGAGCACCGGGCACATCCTGGCCGTCGCCAACCACCGCCAGGACGGGTACAACGCGGCGATGGCCGGCACCCGGGCGCCGGGCTCCACCATGAAGATCGTGACGGCGGCGATGCTGCTGGACCGCGGCATGGTGGCGGCCGACAAGCCCGCGGACTGCCCGAAGACCGTGTCCTGGGGCGGCCGCCCCTTCCACAACCTGAAGAACTTCGACCTGCCGGCGGGCACCACCTTCGCGACCAGCTTCGCCAAGTCCTGCAACACCGCCTTCATCAAGCAGATCAAGCCCGTCGACGACGACTCCGCACTGTCGAAGGAGGCCAAGGAGGTCTTCGGCATCGGCCTGGACTGGAAGACCGGCGTGAAGTCCACCGACGGCAAGGTCCCGGCGGCGACGGGCGCGGAGGCCGCCGCCGCGTACATCGGGCAGGGCCAGATCACCATGAACCCGCTGAACGTCGCCTCCATCACCGCGACCGCCCGCACCGGGGTCTTCCGCCAGCCGCTGTTGGTCTCCCCCGAGCTCGACGGCCGCACGATCGCGACGGCTCAGCGCCGGATGAAGCCCGCGGTGCAGCAGCAGCTGGTCTCGATGATGCGGCTGACGGCCACCGAGGGCACCGGCCAGAAGGCGATGGCCTCGGTCGGCGGCGACAAGGGCGCGAAGACCGGCTCGGCGGAGGTCGGCGGCGGGGGCAGCCCGGACAGCTGGTTCACGGGCTTCAGCGGCGACATGGCCGCGGCGGCGATGGTCGAGGGCGGCGGCCACGGCGGCGACGCGGCGGGCCCGATCGTCGCGTCGGTCCTTTCCTCTTCCTGA